One Desulfovibrio fairfieldensis genomic window carries:
- a CDS encoding SurA N-terminal domain-containing protein: MKKTFILLLAIWLCGVCGVQAAQLNKVAAVVNGQVITMFDLQKTALPELGRARLNPNNPAQAKEVDKVFRKVLDMMIMDILLGQEAKRLKISVSPSEVDNEIAKMMKARNLTKQQFEAQLAQQKISIDEIRQNFEKSLLRQKIMGMEVGRKVVVTPAEIKAYYEAHKDNLYDRGGLHMGVLVYAPNVNAKSIAAQIKSGKLSFEEAAAKYSIAPNKDKGGDMGPVEWDRLNPEWEGRLIKMKPGDVTDIFDLQGRKAQVHLFRPGGDNAEKQLTLEQATPQIDAILRQPKAMERFEDYTSQLRNKAVIDIRL; encoded by the coding sequence GTGAAGAAAACGTTTATTCTGCTGTTGGCAATCTGGCTTTGCGGCGTCTGCGGCGTGCAGGCCGCTCAGCTCAATAAGGTGGCGGCGGTGGTCAACGGTCAGGTCATCACCATGTTCGACCTGCAGAAAACGGCCCTGCCGGAGTTGGGGCGCGCCAGACTCAATCCCAATAACCCCGCGCAGGCCAAGGAAGTGGACAAGGTCTTCCGCAAAGTGTTGGACATGATGATCATGGACATCCTGCTGGGGCAGGAAGCCAAGCGTCTCAAGATCAGCGTTTCCCCCTCCGAGGTGGACAACGAGATCGCCAAGATGATGAAGGCCCGCAATCTGACCAAGCAGCAGTTTGAAGCCCAGCTCGCCCAGCAGAAGATCTCCATTGATGAAATCCGCCAGAACTTCGAAAAATCTCTGTTGCGCCAGAAAATCATGGGCATGGAAGTGGGCCGCAAGGTGGTGGTGACCCCCGCCGAAATCAAGGCATATTACGAAGCCCATAAAGACAATCTCTATGATCGCGGCGGCCTGCACATGGGCGTGCTGGTCTATGCGCCCAACGTCAATGCCAAATCCATCGCCGCCCAGATCAAATCCGGCAAGCTGAGTTTTGAGGAGGCGGCGGCCAAGTATTCCATCGCCCCCAACAAAGACAAGGGCGGCGACATGGGGCCCGTGGAATGGGACCGCCTGAATCCGGAATGGGAAGGGCGGCTCATCAAAATGAAACCCGGCGATGTGACCGACATTTTCGATCTGCAGGGCCGCAAGGCTCAGGTCCATTTGTTCCGGCCCGGCGGCGACAACGCGGAAAAACAGCTTACCCTGGAACAGGCCACTCCGCAGATCGACGCCATCCTGCGTCAGCCCAAAGCCATGGAGCGCTTTGAGGACTACACCAGCCAGCTGCGGAACAAAGCCGTTATCGACATCCGGCTGTAA
- the glyQ gene encoding glycine--tRNA ligase subunit alpha yields MYFQDVILTLQNYWASRGCVIEQPSGVECGAGTFNPSTFLRVLGPEPWKVAYVEPSRRPTDGRYGENPNRLQRYFQFQVVLKPSPDNVQDLYLQSLEALGLNPGRHDIRFVEDDWESPTLGAWGLGWEVWLNGMEVSQFTYFQQVGGIDLSPISVELTYGLERLTMYLQGVESVYDLRWNKDVTYGHIYHQNEVEQSRHNFEASNAEMLLRQFSDFERECKAMLELGLPWPAYDYCLKCSHTFNLLDARGAISITERTGYIGRVRALAAGVARLYAAQREELGYPMLDNKDAR; encoded by the coding sequence ATGTACTTTCAGGATGTCATTCTTACCCTGCAAAATTACTGGGCAAGCCGGGGATGCGTCATTGAGCAGCCTTCGGGCGTGGAGTGCGGGGCCGGTACCTTCAATCCGAGCACGTTTTTGCGGGTTCTCGGTCCCGAACCCTGGAAGGTGGCCTATGTGGAGCCTTCGCGTCGCCCCACGGACGGCCGCTACGGCGAAAATCCCAACCGCCTGCAGCGCTATTTCCAGTTTCAGGTGGTTCTCAAGCCCTCGCCGGACAATGTGCAGGATCTCTATCTGCAAAGCCTGGAAGCGCTGGGCCTGAATCCGGGCCGCCACGACATCCGTTTTGTGGAGGACGACTGGGAGTCGCCCACCCTCGGCGCTTGGGGCCTGGGCTGGGAAGTCTGGCTCAACGGCATGGAAGTGAGCCAGTTCACCTACTTCCAGCAGGTGGGCGGCATTGACCTTTCGCCGATCAGCGTGGAGCTGACCTACGGCCTGGAACGCCTGACCATGTATCTGCAGGGCGTGGAATCGGTCTATGACCTGCGCTGGAACAAGGATGTGACCTACGGCCATATCTATCATCAGAACGAAGTGGAGCAGTCCAGGCACAACTTCGAAGCCAGCAACGCGGAAATGCTGTTGCGCCAGTTCAGCGACTTCGAGCGGGAATGCAAGGCCATGCTGGAACTGGGGCTGCCCTGGCCCGCCTATGATTATTGCCTGAAATGCTCGCATACGTTCAACCTTCTGGACGCGCGCGGGGCCATTTCCATTACGGAGCGCACCGGCTACATCGGCCGGGTGCGTGCTCTGGCCGCGGGCGTGGCCCGTCTGTACGCGGCGCAGCGCGAGGAACTGGGCTATCCCATGCTCGACAACAAGGATGCGAGGTAA
- a CDS encoding MmcQ/YjbR family DNA-binding protein, with protein sequence MASREEILAYVKRKFQTEPDYPWRQYPEYAVLRHAESGKWYGVIMNLPRATLGLAGKGDVEVVNLKCDHVLDVLLNSEPGAVLPAYHMNKKHWLTIVLDGKFTAGELYGLIDESHGLTR encoded by the coding sequence ATGGCAAGCCGTGAAGAAATACTGGCCTATGTCAAAAGGAAGTTCCAGACGGAACCGGACTACCCTTGGCGTCAGTATCCGGAATACGCCGTGCTGCGTCATGCGGAAAGCGGCAAGTGGTACGGCGTGATCATGAATCTGCCCAGGGCGACGCTGGGCCTGGCGGGCAAGGGCGATGTCGAGGTCGTCAATCTGAAATGCGATCATGTTTTGGATGTGCTTTTAAACAGTGAGCCGGGCGCTGTATTACCCGCATATCATATGAATAAGAAACATTGGCTTACCATTGTGCTGGACGGTAAATTCACGGCAGGCGAGTTGTACGGGCTTATTGATGAAAGCCACGGGTTGACCCGGTGA
- the recO gene encoding DNA repair protein RecO → MEWADQAVVLRIGHFRESDLWLKLLCRGRGLLTLFAFGGSRSRRRFCGCLDVLNTLQCRVKTSGRENFLNLEEAVLLSGPQCLRGNWQRMGLAANCLRFVEALGVNEEGADETFALVEDLRRVLEEEPRLPSLLPLFFRLRLAGALGFAPNLGQCGACGAPLTDRTLFVVDEGQMRCAACRAREPALDARYGVELSMAGLDLLRRVQQEFPSAWPVEDLPSMDRRACARAIDGFVQYHLGLAWEGGYFRRV, encoded by the coding sequence ATGGAGTGGGCCGATCAGGCCGTGGTACTGCGCATCGGGCATTTTCGCGAGTCTGATCTCTGGTTGAAACTGCTCTGCCGCGGGCGCGGCCTGCTGACATTGTTCGCTTTCGGCGGCAGCCGCAGCCGTCGGCGTTTCTGCGGCTGTCTGGACGTGCTGAACACTCTGCAATGCCGGGTCAAAACCTCGGGCAGGGAAAATTTTCTTAATCTGGAAGAGGCCGTGCTGCTGTCCGGGCCGCAGTGCCTGCGCGGCAACTGGCAGCGCATGGGGCTGGCCGCCAACTGCCTGCGCTTTGTGGAGGCTCTGGGCGTCAATGAGGAAGGCGCGGACGAAACCTTCGCCCTGGTGGAGGATCTGCGTCGCGTTTTGGAGGAAGAACCCCGCCTGCCGTCTTTGCTGCCGCTGTTTTTTCGTCTGCGTCTGGCCGGTGCCTTGGGTTTTGCGCCCAATCTGGGCCAGTGCGGCGCGTGCGGCGCGCCCCTGACCGACAGGACGCTGTTTGTGGTGGACGAGGGGCAGATGCGTTGCGCCGCCTGCCGGGCGCGGGAACCCGCCCTGGACGCGCGCTACGGCGTGGAGCTTTCCATGGCGGGGCTTGACCTTTTACGCCGCGTGCAGCAAGAATTTCCCTCTGCCTGGCCGGTGGAGGATCTGCCGTCCATGGACCGCCGGGCCTGTGCCAGGGCTATTGACGGATTTGTGCAGTATCATCTGGGGTTGGCCTGGGAAGGCGGCTACTTCCGCCGCGTGTGA
- a CDS encoding RodZ domain-containing protein, whose translation MTLEELGAALRAEREKRGLSIEDVANHLKIGARLLRALEEGDASSLPHLAYAKGFIRSYSSYLGMAAEEVNEAVCALGGTSPAVPQPVYTPEESLAPGRSLKWLGVLIVLALVAGGAYVAWQQGALEILSRQTRRLAQPSPPLQTPDSAESVPGRETSAPAADSDQTPSQTPAAKSEAFAPAASPSPEAAPVAAPASAASTASTGGVNTPSSAPAPAFGGAGGSAQNAAPASAWGLSSTTAAPAQPAIGQNATQPAQPADGALPPGQHKVIITATEECWIHSNADNTDTRQFSLRKGDTFALTFTKSLELKLGNAGGVRIRYNGEDMPAPGQSGQVRTLTFPPAARQ comes from the coding sequence ATGACTTTAGAGGAACTGGGCGCGGCGTTGCGCGCCGAACGCGAAAAGCGCGGCCTGAGCATCGAAGATGTGGCCAATCATCTGAAAATTGGGGCCCGTCTTCTGCGCGCTCTGGAGGAAGGCGACGCCTCGTCTTTGCCCCATCTGGCATATGCCAAGGGCTTTATCCGTTCATATTCATCCTATCTCGGCATGGCCGCCGAGGAAGTGAACGAAGCCGTTTGCGCCTTGGGCGGCACGAGCCCGGCCGTACCCCAGCCCGTATACACGCCCGAGGAATCCCTGGCCCCCGGCCGAAGCCTGAAATGGCTGGGCGTGCTTATTGTGCTGGCCCTGGTGGCCGGAGGCGCGTATGTGGCTTGGCAACAGGGCGCTCTGGAAATTCTGAGCCGTCAGACGCGGCGTCTGGCCCAGCCCTCGCCGCCGTTGCAAACGCCGGATTCCGCCGAAAGCGTGCCGGGCAGGGAGACTTCCGCTCCGGCTGCGGATTCGGATCAAACCCCGTCCCAAACCCCGGCTGCCAAGTCCGAGGCTTTTGCCCCGGCGGCTTCTCCGTCTCCTGAGGCCGCGCCTGTGGCGGCTCCGGCTTCCGCCGCGTCTACCGCGTCCACCGGCGGGGTGAATACCCCCTCATCCGCCCCAGCCCCGGCCTTCGGCGGCGCGGGCGGCAGCGCGCAGAATGCGGCCCCGGCCTCTGCCTGGGGGTTGAGCTCCACAACGGCCGCTCCGGCGCAGCCCGCGATCGGGCAGAACGCGACCCAGCCCGCCCAGCCGGCGGACGGCGCGCTGCCCCCCGGACAGCATAAGGTCATCATCACCGCCACGGAAGAATGCTGGATCCATTCCAATGCCGATAATACAGATACCCGGCAGTTCTCCCTGCGCAAGGGCGACACCTTTGCCCTGACCTTCACCAAAAGTCTGGAACTGAAGCTGGGCAATGCCGGCGGCGTGCGCATCCGCTACAACGGGGAGGACATGCCCGCGCCCGGCCAGTCCGGCCAGGTGCGGACCCTGACCTTCCCGCCCGCGGCCCGGCAGTGA
- a CDS encoding peptidylprolyl isomerase — protein sequence MRFIPLLFCCFLLAACLESRLPEGVVATVNGELVHLRSVQSLLDSRSAALGTLQSSSLENMKRRYGEALGTLIIHALVRQELEHRQIPVGDAALELAVAQVRGDYEPGGLSKFLADESLDEADWQALMRDHLAMLTFEKRVLLPGIRVSLDEVRAYYREHQADFQLPETLDLCLISGEERSALDVFCAAFPAGRKTPRSDLLVQCLEVRGDEVPPPWNKDTSALKPGACAPARRQNGSWQTVALVERQKAHSLDMADAYPLIEHILLERKKNAAFEQWLEGSLSRAVIKVSPLLKEELLTPASGRQAQPDENDDEEARTDAVDASPGPDAVPGGQAGREEKSGRKSERDIARNPRQDDAAGTGRR from the coding sequence GTGCGGTTCATTCCGCTGCTTTTCTGCTGCTTCCTGCTCGCGGCCTGCCTGGAGAGCCGTCTGCCCGAGGGGGTGGTGGCCACGGTCAACGGCGAACTTGTCCATTTGCGTTCCGTGCAGTCTTTGCTGGACAGCCGTTCCGCCGCGCTGGGCACTTTGCAGAGCTCTTCCCTGGAAAATATGAAACGCCGATACGGCGAAGCCCTGGGCACGCTGATCATCCATGCCCTGGTGCGCCAGGAACTGGAACACCGCCAGATTCCCGTGGGCGACGCGGCTCTGGAGCTGGCCGTGGCCCAAGTGCGCGGGGACTATGAGCCCGGCGGCCTTTCCAAGTTTCTGGCCGACGAATCCCTGGACGAAGCGGATTGGCAGGCCTTGATGCGCGACCATCTGGCCATGCTGACCTTTGAAAAGCGGGTGCTGCTGCCCGGCATCCGGGTAAGTCTGGATGAGGTGCGCGCCTATTACCGGGAGCATCAGGCGGATTTTCAGCTGCCTGAAACGCTTGACCTCTGTCTGATTTCCGGAGAAGAGCGCTCGGCTCTGGATGTCTTTTGCGCGGCCTTTCCGGCGGGCAGAAAAACGCCGCGTTCCGACCTGCTGGTACAATGCCTGGAAGTCCGTGGCGATGAAGTGCCGCCGCCCTGGAACAAAGATACGTCGGCGCTCAAACCGGGCGCCTGCGCCCCGGCCCGCCGCCAGAACGGAAGCTGGCAGACCGTGGCGCTGGTGGAACGGCAGAAAGCCCACAGCCTGGACATGGCCGACGCCTATCCGCTGATAGAACACATTCTGCTGGAGCGGAAAAAGAACGCGGCCTTTGAGCAATGGCTGGAAGGCAGTCTGTCCAGGGCTGTAATCAAGGTTTCGCCCCTGCTCAAGGAAGAGCTGCTGACCCCGGCCTCGGGCCGACAGGCCCAGCCGGATGAGAATGATGACGAAGAGGCCCGGACCGATGCCGTTGACGCGTCTCCGGGCCCGGATGCCGTGCCCGGCGGACAGGCGGGGCGGGAAGAAAAAAGTGGTCGAAAGTCGGAGCGGGACATTGCGCGCAATCCGCGACAGGACGACGCGGCCGGTACCGGGCGGCGTTGA